A genomic stretch from Bacillus sp. E(2018) includes:
- a CDS encoding MFS transporter: MNYRTFVTAQSLLMTASSMVFPFYLLLIRNIGDSYSQFGLAYGLFALTGALVHPIIGRLSDQLGDRTFILIHTWGMAGIMLIIPIIETVTVLYLVQIVMGILGAVQKTSEKTVLARQSNGVQAGKKIGSYHLWTSVWGAIAVMLTGYLIDFLTIGSLFYIASFLYMISGILILKSASIPFKVQRKKPVQL; this comes from the coding sequence ATGAATTATCGTACATTTGTAACAGCACAAAGCCTTTTAATGACAGCAAGCTCAATGGTCTTTCCCTTCTATTTACTTCTCATTCGTAACATCGGTGACAGCTACTCGCAGTTCGGTTTAGCATACGGACTTTTTGCCTTGACTGGCGCACTTGTTCACCCTATCATTGGCAGGCTTTCTGATCAATTAGGTGACCGTACCTTTATTCTGATACATACATGGGGTATGGCTGGAATCATGCTGATTATACCAATCATTGAAACAGTAACTGTTCTTTATCTGGTCCAGATTGTAATGGGCATTCTGGGTGCTGTACAAAAAACTTCGGAGAAAACCGTTCTGGCTAGGCAGTCGAATGGTGTGCAGGCTGGGAAAAAGATAGGAAGTTACCACCTTTGGACAAGTGTATGGGGAGCGATCGCGGTTATGTTAACAGGTTATCTGATTGATTTTTTAACGATTGGAAGCTTGTTTTATATCGCATCATTTTTATATATGATCTCTGGCATTCTCATTCTAAAGTCAGCATCCATTCCATTTAAGGTTCAAAGAAAAAAGCCTGTACAGCTATAG
- a CDS encoding FAD-binding oxidoreductase: protein MKGKYLLIGITLYGFAFYTSSAIHSHQQKTVIIEDAGKLLPTKMKEVKSSHSTAELQNWVRKEKTISIAGMQHSQGGHTVYPNGTLLDMKSYNKILDFNPKEKTITVQSGVTWADIQKKINPYGLSIQVMQSQNIFTVGGALSVNVHGRDIRYGSLIDTVDSFRLLKPDGEIISVSRDENSDYFSYVIGGYGLFGVILDVTLQLAEDELYEQRISTMDYKAYEEHFKKRVMNDEKVKMHLARLSVAPKTFLKEMYVTDYVLADQQKKLNKYSTLNEEEKVVLPKFMLGMSRYSDWGKDVFWETQKKHFQNSNGSYQSRNNVMRSDSTFMEYENANRTEVLQEYFVPVDEFTSYIDDLREVLEQEDLNLLNITIRYVEHDEDAVLSYAKDDMFALVLLINQGRSEKEIRKTEKIIQKMIDVTLDHDGSYYLPYYSYPTKKQLKQAYPRIDEFFQKKRELDPDERFKNLFYEVYAQ, encoded by the coding sequence ATGAAAGGAAAATATCTATTAATTGGTATTACATTATATGGGTTCGCTTTCTACACGAGTAGCGCTATCCACTCCCATCAACAAAAAACAGTCATCATAGAAGACGCCGGAAAACTTTTGCCTACAAAGATGAAAGAGGTCAAGAGCTCGCATTCTACGGCGGAGTTGCAGAATTGGGTGAGAAAAGAAAAGACGATCTCAATCGCTGGGATGCAACATAGTCAGGGTGGGCATACGGTCTATCCAAATGGAACACTTCTTGATATGAAAAGTTATAACAAGATCCTGGACTTCAACCCCAAAGAAAAAACGATAACGGTTCAAAGTGGTGTTACTTGGGCTGATATTCAGAAGAAGATTAATCCGTACGGTCTATCCATTCAAGTTATGCAGTCACAAAATATATTTACTGTTGGTGGCGCCCTTAGTGTCAACGTTCACGGACGGGATATTAGATATGGTTCTCTGATCGATACCGTGGATTCTTTTCGCTTGTTAAAGCCAGATGGAGAGATCATATCTGTAAGTCGTGATGAGAACAGTGATTACTTTTCATATGTAATAGGCGGCTACGGTCTCTTTGGAGTCATACTTGATGTCACATTGCAATTGGCTGAGGATGAACTGTATGAACAACGCATTTCCACGATGGATTACAAAGCATACGAAGAGCATTTTAAGAAAAGAGTCATGAACGATGAAAAGGTGAAAATGCATTTGGCTCGTTTATCTGTTGCACCTAAGACCTTTTTAAAAGAAATGTACGTAACGGACTATGTACTAGCAGATCAACAAAAAAAGTTAAATAAATATTCAACGTTAAATGAAGAAGAGAAAGTGGTACTTCCAAAGTTCATGTTAGGGATGTCTCGTTATAGTGATTGGGGAAAAGATGTATTTTGGGAGACTCAAAAGAAACACTTTCAAAATAGCAATGGCAGCTATCAATCAAGAAATAATGTAATGAGATCAGATAGTACGTTTATGGAATATGAAAATGCTAATCGAACTGAAGTGCTGCAAGAATATTTTGTACCTGTTGATGAGTTTACTTCTTATATTGACGATCTGAGAGAGGTGTTAGAACAAGAGGATCTGAACCTATTAAACATTACGATTCGGTACGTCGAGCATGACGAGGATGCCGTGTTGTCTTATGCGAAGGATGATATGTTTGCTCTTGTGTTATTGATCAATCAAGGCCGTTCTGAAAAAGAGATAAGAAAAACAGAAAAAATTATTCAGAAGATGATTGACGTAACGTTAGATCACGATGGAAGCTATTACTTACCTTATTATTCATATCCGACAAAGAAACAACTGAAACAAGCATATCCCCGTATCGATGAGTTCTTTCAGAAAAAGCGGGAGCTCGATCCTGATGAGCGGTTCAAAAATCTTTTTTATGAGGTGTATGCTCAATGA